The Levilactobacillus namurensis genomic interval AAGTGATTTGGCCAGGCGTTTTTGAGTTGTCTTAATGACTGAACCAAGCCACCGGTGGTTATGCGGCAACATTACCCTAACTTGTCATTTGGACGTTAAAATTTAAACCCACTCAGACCGTCACCCATATAGTAGATATAGTGATTAAAGGGGAGGTGTGAACGCGATTCTAGCGATTGCTTAATTGAGAGACAAGCGATTGAGGGGGAGAATGTTTCATGGAAAAGGCTTTAAGGAAGCGTTTGGCGGTGACGGCCACGACCGCTGCGGCCGTCTGTGTTTTAGGCTTACCCGTGGTGGGGCAAGCGGCAGCGGTCTCGGTCACCGGTCTACAGAATAGTGATGCGACCGTCACGGATACGACGGGGAAGTCCGTATCCGGTGACTTTAGCGGCTGGGAGAACTATCAGGTCAATTACCACTGGTCCCTCGCAACGGGGACACTGGTGGCCAACGGGGATACGGCCACGGTCACGTTGCCCAACGGCTTGACGGCGGATAGTACCCTAAATCTTCCATTGAAGGACCAGACGGGGCAGACGATTGGGACGTTTACCATTCAGGGAGGCGCCACCACGGGAACCATCACCTTTAACGGGCAATCAACCACGGATAGCACGCTAGCGGGGACGCTGGCCGTGTACAGCCGGGGTACCAGTAAGGTTATGGATACGCAGAATAATTGGACCATTAATAAGATTGGGTGGATTGCCAATTCTGCAACGGACGGGCAGCCAACGTTGCTGACCTGGAACGTGGCCTTTAACGCCGCCAGCAAGCCGTTAGGGGATGTCACGATCACCGACGACTTGGGCTCGAACCAGACGTATGTCCCTGGTAGTGTGATTGCCACGGAGGGGGCCTACGACAGTACCGGAGCCTTTGTGGGCAATGGACAACAGATTACCCCCGTGGTGACTAAAAATGGGAACCAGTTGACGTTCCTCTTTCAAAACGTCGATACGGCGGTCAACATGACCTATAACGCAACGCCAACCGTCACGGGTACCGGTCAGGTCTGGGCAAACACCTCGGCCATTTCCGGTGGTGCCACGGGAAACGTCTCGGCACAGGTCGCCTGGGGCGGAACGGGATCTGCGAATGAAACCGCGGCCGCGTCTAGTAGCACCAGTGACCCGCAACCAACGGATCCGGTAACCAGTTCCAGCTCCAGTACCCAGGACCCGACGACGTATCCAGCTAGCAGTTCGAGTACCACGACCAAGCCAGCTGATCCAGCCACGTCGTCGAGTGCCACAACCAGCGCCTCGAGTAGTGCGGCGACGGATCCAGTGACTAAGCCGACGACGGGTACTAGCAGTGCGGATAGTACCACGACCAAGCCAACCACGGACCCGAGCACCACGACCACGAAGCCGACCGACCCGACTAGCAGTTCCTCGAGTAGTGCGGCGTCTAGCCAGGCCACGGACCCGGCAACCAGTTCGTCCAGCAGTTCTACGACCAGTCAGTCTGCCGATCCCGTGACTAGCGCCTCGAGTAGTTCTGCGACGGCCCAGCCTGCGGACCCCGCAGCCAGTTCGTCGAGTAGCGCGACTAGTCCTCAGGACCCCGCGGCTAGTTCTTCAAGTGCTAGCCAGGCCACAGACCCCACGACTGATCCGACGACACCTGCAACCGCTAGCTCTGCGGATCCCGCAACCAGTTCGTCGAGTAGTGCGGTGACCGCCCCAACCATGGACCCTGCAAGTGACCCAACGGACCCCGTTGATCCGGTAGAAACGCCAGCGACCGGTCAAGCAACGACTGATCCGACTGACCCGGCGACGGATCCCGTGATTAAGCCTAAGGCCAACGCCCACACCAGTGGGATGCCCGTGACCATCACGCCGGAGCTTCGGCTGGCAACGTCCAGTTCGGTAACCCAGCGTCCTGCGGTGTCTGGCACGCCAATCCTAGCGCACCGGGCAGGTACGCCAACGGCTGCGACCAAGTCCACTAACGATGCAGATTCGCGGCCAAACGCGACGGTTGCCACGGTTACGTCGGCGGCCCAACGGCGTAGTGTCCCGGCTAAGCAAGCCGCGGCCGTTACGCCGCGAGTTGCCACGCCGCAACCAACCAGTGACCGATTACCCCAGACGAATGAACACCAGTCAAGTCTGGGAACCTTGGTTGGTCTAGCCTTTATGGCGGGGCTGGGCTTCTGGATCTGGAAGCGTCGGTTCTAAGTTGTGATTTATGAAATGACCCCTGGTTCAGCATGACCTGACGGTGAGTTGACGTATATGGACAGGCCCCGGTCCCCCAACCGGGGCCTTTTGGCTGTGGTGAAAAAATTCCGGCGTTTGCAACCCTTTAGAGACTAATCTAATTAGTTGCGGGGCACGACTGGCACTACCAGGGGGTGGTGGAATGGCGAATTCACCATTCCACCGTTTCCCGGCCTATCATGAACGTGAAATCAGGAGGACAAGCGTTAGAATCCTTGCTTTCAGACATTGTGACACGGCGTATTTATTTGGAAGGTGATCGATGAACGGGACATAACGAATTTAATCATGAGTCAAAGGAGGAGTAATGATGCATAAGTTTGTTTATGCACTATTTATAGGATTAGCAACGATTCTATTTGGGGTCACCCTGACTGCTCCGGTGACGACACACGCGGCGGAGATTCAGGTTGCTGGGTTGAAGCTGCCGATGCCATTATCAAGGATGAAAATGGGCAGGTCGTCACGAATAGTACATCGTTTGATAAGTACCAAGATTACACGGTTAATTATAATTGGTCGATTCCTAACGGCGTCAAAGTCGCGGGGAACACCTCCACTGTGACGGTCCCATCCGGCTTGGAACCAAGTTCGGATATCGCGTTTGACATCAAGGATGCCAACGGCGTCACGGTCGGGACCTTCGCCATTAAGGCGGGGTCGTCGACGGGGACCATCACGTATAATCAAGCCGCGGATAGTGCGTCTAACCGGACGGGGTCGTTATCCTTCCACGCGAAGGGGACTAGTGATAACAACAATACCGGAAGCGGTTGGACCATCAATAAGATCGGATGGATTTCCGGTCAAGACAGTAAGGGGACGCCCACGCAGTTAACTTGGAACGTGGCGTTTAACTCTAAGAGTGCGGCGATTGGGAACGCCACAATCACCGATACCTTAGGGCCCAACCAAACGTTTATTCCGGATAGCGTGTACGCCGCAACCGGTGATTATGACGCCAACGGGAACTTCATTCCGGATGGTGGCACGATCGCACCAACGGTCAGAGTTAATGGGTCGACCATCACCTTTAGCTTTACGAATGTGAATAAAGCGGTCGACATGTACTACAAGACCACGCCACAACTGGTCAATAATGATGGTAAGTGGACCAACACCGCGACCTCGTCGAACGGTGGTACGGTCAGTGCGACTTTCTCTTGGGGCGGTAGTGGTACTGGCAGTGGTAGCGCGTTAGGCACCGCTGTGTTGAACAAGACGGCGCCGGACGGTACCAAGTTGGCCGGTGCGGTCTACAAGTTAGTCGACAGTACGGGCGACGTGATCATTCCGGAACTGACCACCAATGAAAATGGTCAGATTACCATAAATGATCTCAATCCGGGAACTTACTCTTTGGTTGAAGTCGCGGCACCAGCGGGCTACATGGTCAACACGATGCCCCACGACTTCACCATTGTGGCTGGCGATACCACGCCAGTGACGGTGAGTGCTGTGGATGACAAGGATACCGACTTAGGTGGCGGCGGGAGCTTAGACCAAGGTTCCGTGACCGTTACCAAGACGGGCGCTAACGGTGTGGCTTTGCCGGGAGCGGTCTTCGAGTTGAAGGACGCTACGGGCACGGTCATCAAGGACGGCTTGACCACGGATAACGAGGGTCACCTGTATATTCCGGGTCTGGCCGCTGGCACCTACACGTTAGTGGAAACGCAAGCGCCAGAAGGCTATGAATTGAACCCAACGCCAACTGAGTTTACGATTCCGACAACGGGCGGGAACCAAAACGTCACCGTGACGGATCAGCCAACGTCAACGGCACCAGGAACCACGACGCCAACGACGCCAGAAGAACCTGGGACTACGACGCCAACGACGCCAGAAGAACCTGGGACTACCACGCCGGAGCAACCGGGAACCACCACGCCAACTGAACCAACGAACCCGGCTACACCAGAAGAACCAGGGACCACGACGCCAACGAATCCGGTAACGCCGGAGGAACCTGGGACCACTGCACCAGGGACCACCACGCCGACGAATCCAGTAACGCCGGAGCAGCCAGGAACCACGACGCCAACGAATCCAGCAGCGCCTGAAGAACCAGGAACCACGGTACCAACGACGCCTGTAACGCCTGGAGAACCGGGGACCACGGCTCCAACGACACCGGTTACGCCAAGTCAACCAGGAACGACGCCGACCGCACCGGTTGCGCCAACCACGCCAACGGTACCTGGGACCACGCCGGAGACGCCAACGACGCCTAGTGCACCGGGAACTACCACGCCAACCGTGCCTGGGACCACGCCGAATACGCCAGGGATGGCGCCATCCGGTCAAGGTAGTGCGGACAATGGTACGGGAAGTGCTACAGCTCCCGCAACGTCTGGTCAAGGGACGACGACCCCCGCAACAACGGATCGGTTGCCCCAGACGAGTGATCAGCCGGCCCCAATTGCAGTTGTGATTGGCCTGTTGATGCTGGTTGGATTAGGCGGATTTGCCTGGTTCCGCAAGACTGAGAAGTAAATGAAAACGCTTGACTGGCAACGGTCGAGCGTTTTTTGCTGTCTGAGTGACCGAACATTGTGAAAAATGTGAATATAGCTGAAATTTTTAGGGAGATGGTGTAGAATAACAAGGTATTCTACGAAAGAAAGAGGTCTAAGGAATGGCAAAATTAGTACTGATTCGCCACGGCCAAAGTGAATGGAACCTTTCAAACCAATTCACTGGCTGGGTTGACGTTGACTTGAGTGAAAAGGGTGTTGAAGAAGCAAAGGCTGCTGGTAAGAAGATCAAGGAAGCCGGCTTGGAATTCGACTACGCTTACACTTCAGTCCTGAAGCGGGCTATCAAGACGTT includes:
- a CDS encoding collagen binding domain-containing protein, whose product is MEKALRKRLAVTATTAAAVCVLGLPVVGQAAAVSVTGLQNSDATVTDTTGKSVSGDFSGWENYQVNYHWSLATGTLVANGDTATVTLPNGLTADSTLNLPLKDQTGQTIGTFTIQGGATTGTITFNGQSTTDSTLAGTLAVYSRGTSKVMDTQNNWTINKIGWIANSATDGQPTLLTWNVAFNAASKPLGDVTITDDLGSNQTYVPGSVIATEGAYDSTGAFVGNGQQITPVVTKNGNQLTFLFQNVDTAVNMTYNATPTVTGTGQVWANTSAISGGATGNVSAQVAWGGTGSANETAAASSSTSDPQPTDPVTSSSSSTQDPTTYPASSSSTTTKPADPATSSSATTSASSSAATDPVTKPTTGTSSADSTTTKPTTDPSTTTTKPTDPTSSSSSSAASSQATDPATSSSSSSTTSQSADPVTSASSSSATAQPADPAASSSSSATSPQDPAASSSSASQATDPTTDPTTPATASSADPATSSSSSAVTAPTMDPASDPTDPVDPVETPATGQATTDPTDPATDPVIKPKANAHTSGMPVTITPELRLATSSSVTQRPAVSGTPILAHRAGTPTAATKSTNDADSRPNATVATVTSAAQRRSVPAKQAAAVTPRVATPQPTSDRLPQTNEHQSSLGTLVGLAFMAGLGFWIWKRRF
- a CDS encoding SpaA isopeptide-forming pilin-related protein, with translation MPNGVKVAGNTSTVTVPSGLEPSSDIAFDIKDANGVTVGTFAIKAGSSTGTITYNQAADSASNRTGSLSFHAKGTSDNNNTGSGWTINKIGWISGQDSKGTPTQLTWNVAFNSKSAAIGNATITDTLGPNQTFIPDSVYAATGDYDANGNFIPDGGTIAPTVRVNGSTITFSFTNVNKAVDMYYKTTPQLVNNDGKWTNTATSSNGGTVSATFSWGGSGTGSGSALGTAVLNKTAPDGTKLAGAVYKLVDSTGDVIIPELTTNENGQITINDLNPGTYSLVEVAAPAGYMVNTMPHDFTIVAGDTTPVTVSAVDDKDTDLGGGGSLDQGSVTVTKTGANGVALPGAVFELKDATGTVIKDGLTTDNEGHLYIPGLAAGTYTLVETQAPEGYELNPTPTEFTIPTTGGNQNVTVTDQPTSTAPGTTTPTTPEEPGTTTPTTPEEPGTTTPEQPGTTTPTEPTNPATPEEPGTTTPTNPVTPEEPGTTAPGTTTPTNPVTPEQPGTTTPTNPAAPEEPGTTVPTTPVTPGEPGTTAPTTPVTPSQPGTTPTAPVAPTTPTVPGTTPETPTTPSAPGTTTPTVPGTTPNTPGMAPSGQGSADNGTGSATAPATSGQGTTTPATTDRLPQTSDQPAPIAVVIGLLMLVGLGGFAWFRKTEK